Genomic segment of Pochonia chlamydosporia 170 chromosome 1, whole genome shotgun sequence:
ATCAACATCCCCTTCAACAATCCCATCACTGGTTTCTGCGCCTTTACCCACAAGGCCGGCATTCACGCCAAGGTACACACCTGTCGCGATCCGCTGCGCCTCACCATCGACTAACTGCAAGCAGGCCATCTTGAACAACCCCTCCACATATGAAATTCTCAAGCCTGAAGATTTCGGATTAAATCGATACGTCTCATTTACAAGCAGACTTACCGTAGGCTTCCCCTGTTCCAAGTTATCGTTGTGGTATGGTACTAATCGTGATATAGGGCTGGAACGCCATCAAGTCTCGCTCTGAGCAACTCGGCCTCAAGATGACGGACGATCAATACAAGATTCTGACTGCCAAGATTAAGCAAATGGCTGACATTAGACCTCTCGCCATTGACGACACCGATTCAATTATCAGATCCTTCCATCATGAtcttgagaatggcaaggcatAAATCGAAAGGGGGGTAAAAAATGTAGTAATTGGGCTGGAATGGCTGGTTTCTGCGTTGTGTTATTAGAGAACAATAAAAGTTTGACCGTTTCTGTGGTCGCCATTGCGGATTTTATGTTTCGATGTGTTTTGTGTGCCTGTGATGGGGAGCATTGCTTGCAGCAATAATGGAAGATGAAACAGCCGAATTGAATTGAGAGATGTGTATGCCATGATGCTTGACAATGGATTGAGCGCAGCGTAGCACTACTCCCAAGGCCTTTACAAGCGAGTAGAATAGACAGAACCTGACGAAGCACCGCACATACAAAAACTCGCCCTATGACAATAAGTGCATCATGACCACCCAGTACGTTCTATGGCAACCTCAGGCCCATACAAGCAACATAGTTGTCAAGACGACTGCGCAAATTCGCAAGAGAAGATACGAATAACATATAGCTATAAGCGTAATTAGGATTAAACGACTTTGTAGTTAAAAATACTGAAGCCTCAACAAATGAATGCCAGTTGCTCTCACCTCCTACTCACTTTCATCTCAGCCCGCCATCACTCCCACATAGACCCGGCCACCATTTAAGCCAGCACGAAGAATAAATAGCTCCCTGTATCTCATCACCGACGGTTTCTTCCCTTTCATCCTCTCTCTCGCCATCAACACAGCTTCATGTCTCAAAAAATTGACTCCTTCGGCCTCCGAGGTGCCATGAAGCTATTGCTCTGCCCTTGACTTTGTTATTCAAGATTTTGTATTTTTCACAATTTACCAATTTCGCAATCTGACACCAGAATGTCTTCTCGGAGTATAAAACGCCGGAAAACGCCAAACCCCTTCCGCTCCCCAACTCCCACCCTTCCAACTCGCGGAAGAACAAAAGCCTGTCTCCCTCACCTTACTTCCTCCACTCCCAACAACTATTTCCTGCCTCCCAAAGGGCTACTAGCAGACCTCCATCGCCGCGGAGAGCTGCCATCACCTCTATCCCCAAGCATTCACTCCATTTCATCCGACTCACTTCCCTCCATCCCCAGTTTACAACTCCCCCCTCCAGAACCAAGCGCAGACACCCCCCTCTGGGAACAAGTCAAAGCAATCATGAACCAAGAAACCTACTACAAAAACAAATGCAAGACCAACGAGTTCGAGCTCAAAAAATATAAAAGCAAGATACCATCTCTCAAGAAGGCCCTTGTAAACAAGGAGAAAGAACTCGCCACGCAAGCCGACAAACTCCAGAACTGCGAAGAAAAAATCGAAGAGTTGAACCAGCAACTTACCATTACCAAGGATCACATAGAAGCACTAAATAAAACGAAGGCTTCAAATGAGTTGGAAGAACTACGCCGAAAGCTGAAAGAGGCTGAGTTTGAATCCAAGAAATTTCGCTGTGCGCTGGCCACGGCGTTCAAGGCATCCGATGACTTGGAAAGCAAGGTTAATATGCGCCAGCTCCTCGAACTTAGTGCTCAGCAACTATTGAAACAGACTCCGAGTATGAAAAGCGAAGACAAGGGAGCTTTGCGCATGCCGGGTCAGTTTCCAGAGATTAAGACCGAACTGGATAGTTGCGACGAGAAGGGTGAAACATTCTCAGCAAAGCGTATGAGTCTCATGATACCACCAAGAAACCCCCTGCTAGATAACGACAGTGACGATAGTGAGAGCGAGCCactgatgaagagggcgacAACTAGGAGCGGGAGTACTGGAAAAAAGATGGCTTGGGAAGAACGTCCTGCCCTACTAACTCCCACGAAGCGTGGACGACGGCAAACCGATGATTAGAGTGAGACGGAGCCGTTGGCAAAGACTCGGAGGGTCGGCAGCGGTAGTCCTCGCAAGATTGTGATGGACGAGGAGTATGAGCAAATGTCGGCGGGAGAATGAGACTTCGGTTGAGGTGCTTTGCTATCAGGGACGGGGGAGTAATGAGTCGGACAAAAGGTTTGACGATATGAAACATGGGGCTGGCGTCTGATATGGATTCATCATCAAGGTGCTAGGCCTGTCATCGCAGTGAGAAACCAAACGCTGCAAGATAGAATTGCAGATTAAGGCTATAAGACAGAGCACCAGCTGCGAAGCTAGCGTATAAAGAATCGGGAATACAAACGAAATAAGCAAATACAACCCAGTCCGCTTGCTTACAACTTTTTCATTAACAAGAATGGTTGTGAAAGACGTGCCAGAGAACCGTTTCAAGGGTTCCTGACACTTTCACCAATTTGCTCTCCGTAAACGCCATTCTCCCCTTATTAATCCGTAATCCATTTACGTTAATACCTGGGGGTCCCGCCCGCCCGTCCCTACCTTTCCAAACCATCTATTGACACCCATTTCTACGACTGTTCCCTGGCCAAGCCTGAGCTCGCGGCGCTCTCGCCCACTTTGACCTCATCATCCGGCACGCCTACAGCAACGCTGCCAGAGGTACTCGTGATGCTCTGTGTAGTCATTCCACGTTCGCGCTCTGGTCGTTGGGGAATAGTGCTATCGCGAGGGCCAGCGATACTGACGCCACCTGATGGAGCAACGCTCACACTGGCCGTGGTACTAACACTATCGCTTCGCGGGCGGGGTGCGTCGCTTGTTCGGCGATTCTGAACCATTCGCTCCAAATCTCTAATGCGTCTCTTTAGTGTTTCATTTTCCTTCTTGGCCGTCTCGAGTTCGTTTCTATAAAATGCAGTTTCTTCATATCTCATAGTCGCTGGCATAAGACCCGGACTCATCTGGTCCGTAAAACTACCGCTGCCCGGGGTTGCGGCAACTGAACTCATTGCAACTGACGAAGCGTGCGGAACTCGCTGGCTGTGAAAATAACTGGATGGATCCAAGGTATTCTGCTGTGGTCCGGGGGAGTTGGTACGGCTAATTCGGGAGTGGGAGCTTTGTCGAGAAAGAGGGATCGATTGTGTTGGTCGCGGAACGGGGTGTCTCGCTTCGTATGAAGATGCCAGTTGCTGCAAGCCATGGTtttgagaagcagacgaCGAATTACGATGATGTCGACGAGTGGTGGGAATTGTGAAGCCTGAGCCggaaagaagagaggattCGGTAATGGCATCGTGCGTCGAGGCTGAGGCGGACGTCGACGATGTGTTGGATACAACAGAAGCATTTTGCGCAGCTCGAAGAAGGGAAAGCTCACGAGTCAATCGGTTCACCTACAGAAACGTGTATCAGACTACTTGTATGCTCCACTAGAGATTCACACTGTTGCTTGACAAGACATACCACTgcctcctgctccttctcgAGCTGCATGTGCAACTCGGAGGTGGTCAATGGACGAGGATGCCTCAATGGGCCCGGCCCAGGCCCAACTCCCGAATCACCAGCTAGAGGTTGCGGTTGAGCTTGAAAAGGCTGGGCAGCGGTCAGCTGGGGCGACGCAGACGACGAGGCGACATGAGGGCCAGGTTGGCTCAAGCTCGTAGCCCGACTATGGCTGtgactgttgctgttgctatGACCATGGTTCACGGCATTCTGATTCGAGGGCAGAATGTTGATGGACGAGGACTGCGACGACGAAGCGGCGGGATTTGGAGGCGGAGCCATTTGATGTGAAGACTGTCGACGCGAGAGAGCGAGAGAATGCGGCGATGGAGGGACTGAGTTGAGGTCGGGCATGGCTTGAGGCGAGCTTGAAGCCCAACCCTGgagcaagaggaggaggggggaCGACACCGGCGATCTCGTGAACTTGACGTCTTTACCTATCGCGTCTCGGCGGGCTGCAGAAAATCGACAAGCATgagcaagaaggagaagaaggagcaaaaagaaagcaaacGTATGTATATTTCAGGGAGAGGCACGGCTTGGGTTggtgggttcaatgttggctgcgTCGTGTGTCAGAATCGGGCGAATCGAACGAGCACAAGGACAAAGGAAAGTCAATGTGACGCTGCGTTTGAGTGCTCCAAGTGGGGCAGGCGCAGTCTGGTGCAGCTCCTGCTGGCTAAAGTTGCTGGTTTGACCATTCAAGTTGAGACTCTAcatgacatctggaagctAGTCATcctctttgactttttggcCGCCGACATTCactcaacttcttcaaagcTGTCGCGCGACAACAAAGCATTGACTGGGCTTGATGAGGGGCCAGGCACACTCATTCCACCCTCTCCCTTccatccaccatccaccattcATCGTTTCTCAAGTCCAAGCGGGGTCCATCGCTTCTAACCTTGCCCCCTCACACTTGACAGCCACGTCGCCCAGTTCGGTAGTTGACTGAGCCATCAACGATCCCGCAGGGCTGCTAGCTCCATCCCGAGACCACGATGTGAACATCACGACCAGGGCTGGCATAAAACCTCATTAGACCTGCCATAATGTCCGTTATGCTATAACCAGCTTCATGAAACAACGCGTAGCCATCAACCTATACCCGCGTCTCTTTGGTCACTTTGCTGACCACCTTGCTAGATACCAAACGCCACTGTATCGTCTTGTTCGACGAAGCCGGCAATTTACTCTCAGAACACCACCATGGTGCCCTGCAAATCTGAACACcgagaaaaagaagtcaTGCTGCGGCCATGGACGGGAAATTACAAGGCAAAGGGAAACTCCCCATTTCTGCACCGGCCGCAGGGTCAACCTCCACGACCCTGGTGATCCGGGTGGCAAGCCAGCAGAGGCAGATCCCAGGGCAAGTACAGGAACGCGTAAAGCGAATCAACCACAGGCTGTCTGTCCAAGACCACAGCCTGACAACATGCATCAGCTGTGCAAGCTCATCCGCATCACACCCGTTAGAATGCCCCGGTGGCGTTATCCATAGCTCCACAGTTTCTAGATGGTATCCATCAACCGCTGTGGCTACCATATACCCGTCATCTTGACGTATACACAGATACTCGCACACTCCTGGCCAAACCCAACAGCAAGGTTCCTGATATGATGTAAAACGGAGATTTATGACGGCATAGACATGAAGTGTAGATTACACAGCATATAAAACGGCTACTGGCCCCCATGTAAACTCAGCCCAGAAATCCTAGCTGAATCCAACAATCACTAGTAGATCAAAAATATAAGAACTTCGAACCACTTCATCATGCCTGAGGGAAGAGAGTCACCACCCCCCGAGCGCCAAACTGGCAAACAGTTGCATGACCCGCCTGCTGAGGGATTCGGCACAAAAGAGGTTGGCAACAAGGGCGAATCGATGAAGTCTGAACTAAAGGTATGGCGCTATTGCTGCTACCCCTGTCAGTTAGATTCTAGAATATTGAATACTGACCATTTCTAGGGCCTTTCATCGAACCCCAAAGGTCCATTGGATGACCATCTCGATGAGAAGTTTTCGAAAGAGACGGGGAACCCAGTCGGTGCTCACACTCAAAAGTAAAGTAGGAAATTATTCACAACACTACGATGTAGCTATAGGGACAGAACAAAACACAATAAATGGCGAAAAATTGCTTAGGATATTACTTCAAGACCAGTCGCGACAGTAAATTGTATATGCCGAGACTACAAAGTTCAGGTCGTTCATATAACTCGTCACAATGTAGTGTTTGTATACAACACCAATTCCCATGGTCCGTCTTCAAACTAGTTCTTTGACTCAATCCATCCACCATCCCCTCTAGCTGGTCTTTTCCTCTACAGACTTTGCAGCGGGAATAGCCTCGGTGGGagccgcagcagcagggGTAGCCGTACCAATAGCACCTCCAGAGGTAGCACTCGCACTGGCAGTCGGCGCCGAGGCGGGGGTCGAATCCTTAGGCGCCTCCTTACCAAACACCCTCTCCAGTCCAGCGGCCTTGTAAGCGCTTCCGCCGTGTTCCTGCTTCTTCAAATCGGCAAGACGTCTGGCCTCGGCATGAATATCCTGCACCTGGCGCGAGCCATCTGTGTAGAACTTGGCAATCTTCTTGCCGGTagggttgttgctggccttCTCAAAGTACGACCCAATGCCAGTGAGGAAAGAGTTGGCACGCTGGGAGATGCCGTAGCTGGTGTCAGCGGCCTTGGCGCGATCGGTAGCATGATACTTCTGATCGATGCCCTGAATAGTCTTTAGGAAGCGGTTGGAGACGTTGTGCTTGGTATCGAGTTCGATGGCGCGCTCGATGGCAGCGTCACCGACGACATAGCCGTGGGCGAGATACTCGGCAAGGATACGAGCGCGGGGCTTCTCCTCCTGCGTGATCTCGTCCGAGTCGCGCTCGACCTTGGCGTCGTGCtggccgtcgtcgtcggtggCTGCGCTGGAACTGCTGACGGAGATGTGGTTCGGACCAAGTtgggtgttgttgaggagaagagcTGTCTTCATGGCCGTTTCCTTTTCGAAGGTGACGTCTGCGGATTTGGAGTCGCCTTCGGTCGTGACTTTGAAgtcggcaatcttgccacTGTGATGGGGTGTTAGCGGGCCATGTCACAATTGTGTCTTCACTTTTCGGAGACATTTCTTTTAGGAAGCTAGCTTACCAGAAGCTGAAAAAGTTCTTGACCTCCTCATCGCTGGTCGCAGGAGCGATGTTTTTGACGTGGACTGTTGCGGCAGCCATAGTTACCCCGCTGTGATGAAGTTGCGAAGCTTGTGAAAGTGATGGGGAGcttgtgttgatggagagggGTAAGTTATTTAAGATGAATGTATGTGTGTAAGTTCTGAAGTGATGATAATAGACCGTTGACGATGGAAAAGGGATACAGGGTTTCAGGATGATTGCGAAACTTGATATAATAAggcgttgttggcaaggGAAGAGTCGAGcttgctcatgctcatgctggTTGAGAGTCGAATCAAGAGTGAGTGAGCGGGGCAAATCGCGACGTCATCAAAGAGCGTAAAGTGGCTGATGGCCTTCGACGGCGTCACCTTTTGCGCAAACCCAAACCCAGGTGGTGCCACCAGTCTGTCTCGACCCTGATATACGCCATCTCGTTCCCTAGCTTGGGCAACCAAGGAATTGAGGCAGCCGGTAATGTTTCTGCATcccgaacattgaaccttgacGGCACAGCACTTTGCGTCGTACTATTTAGATTTGAAGGCTAAGCCACAGGTgtgtgatggtgatgaggcgACAAACATGTGAAACTGGATGAGACCTGCAAGTAAAGGCGAGGCAGGCTATGCAAGCGGGGATAAATGGAGTGTGAGTTTATGCATGAGGCGTCGCGATATGCCAAAGTTGCAAACACTTGAAATCGTAAGCTGATATGTGTACTTGACTACTTGACTGTCTCTGTCAGCAGCTGTTTGTGCAACATGGCACTTGACGCTTTAGCGACATCTCGAACATGATGATTCGCTGCGGTGCACGAAGTATCAAGTCAACGATTTATATGCGGCTGGCTCAGAGCATGAAAGACCTTACCATGTATGCAGCTTAGACCTCCATGTTTCTTCAATGCATGCATCAAGCTACCAGCACTGGGCATTTTGCCAACCCACAGGTCCCTGTACTCGATCCATATCTCATTCGAAATGTTCTCTGAAACAGCTGTCGCAAATATGATGTCTGCTGGAATAATCCGTCAATGCGGCAAgcagaaaaaagaaaagaatacATCACAGTAAATAAACCCGGATTTAATCAGTGATTATATCTGTCCTGATATGGTTCCTCATGCCAGAAGAATAGAATGCGCCAG
This window contains:
- a CDS encoding vip1 (similar to Metarhizium acridum CQMa 102 XP_007811091.1), whose amino-acid sequence is MAAATVHVKNIAPATSDEEVKNFFSFCGKIADFKVTTEGDSKSADVTFEKETAMKTALLLNNTQLGPNHISVSSSSAATDDDGQHDAKVERDSDEITQEEKPRARILAEYLAHGYVVGDAAIERAIELDTKHNVSNRFLKTIQGIDQKYHATDRAKAADTSYGISQRANSFLTGIGSYFEKASNNPTGKKIAKFYTDGSRQVQDIHAEARRLADLKKQEHGGSAYKAAGLERVFGKEAPKDSTPASAPTASASATSGGAIGTATPAAAAPTEAIPAAKSVEEKTS